One Maribacter cobaltidurans genomic window carries:
- a CDS encoding LolA family protein — protein sequence MKKVLLILTLILSANVLRSQTPEKAKALLDEVYNKVKSYDNIFVDFKFDLKNAEAGINQETRGDVTLAGDKYVFNYLGSKQLYDGNKVYTIVPENEEVTIEDQSNDEDAMTPSKMLTFYKEGHNYEWDILQNVQGRKIQYVKLTPIDSNTEIKSRLLGIDMGTKHIYRLIETGKNGTKTTITVNSFKTNQPLSSTLFKFDEAKYKDEGYYILRN from the coding sequence ATGAAAAAAGTACTATTGATATTGACACTTATACTTTCTGCTAATGTGCTGCGTTCACAAACACCGGAAAAGGCAAAAGCACTTTTGGATGAAGTCTATAACAAAGTGAAAAGCTATGATAACATCTTTGTTGATTTCAAGTTTGACCTCAAAAACGCCGAAGCAGGAATCAATCAAGAAACTCGTGGCGATGTCACTCTAGCTGGTGACAAATACGTTTTCAACTATTTAGGCTCCAAACAACTTTATGACGGCAACAAGGTGTATACCATCGTTCCAGAAAATGAAGAGGTAACCATAGAGGACCAATCCAATGACGAAGACGCCATGACGCCCTCTAAAATGTTGACTTTTTATAAGGAAGGTCACAACTATGAATGGGACATTCTTCAAAATGTACAGGGCAGAAAAATACAGTACGTAAAGCTTACTCCTATTGATTCCAATACCGAAATCAAATCCCGATTATTGGGTATTGATATGGGAACAAAGCATATCTATAGACTTATAGAGACAGGAAAGAACGGAACCAAAACCACCATTACTGTTAATTCTTTTAAAACAAATCAGCCGTTGTCATCCACCTTGTTTAAATTTGATGAGGCCAAATATAAGGATGAAGGATACTACATCTTAAGAAATTAG